One Misgurnus anguillicaudatus chromosome 5, ASM2758022v2, whole genome shotgun sequence genomic window, AAGTGTTTACATACAACAATAACCGAGCATAAGTTTCGGTAGAAGCCGTAGGTTCAAGTCGTCTTTATAAATCACGAGCACTTAAAACGGATGTGGGAGGCTGCTGATGTTTGCTGGCGTACGCTGAAGGGTTAACAGTAACTGTCAAACGACACAATTTACAAGTTTCGGCATTATGTTGTTGACGATATAATGTGTCGGCTGGAGATGAAAAACCGCTGGGAATGTTGGGAACAACGTTACAGGTCGTGATGGACAAACGTTCACACAGCATCTGTTCATCACCCGATTACATCATCACAAGAGGTGCACAGGCAGCGGTTTCGTGTCTtttcctgtctgtgaaatcggTGCATGTTCGAGAGAACTGCATACGAATGAACACAATAATAATTGCAATACATTAATTTGTGTTACTTACCTTCTCTTGCCTTTAGTAGTACCGTGTTTGCAACGATATTCTCCAGCTCCATTAAAAATCACTATGATATTGCCGTGGAAGCCGAAGAGTAGATGGAGCTCCTTGCTCCTCCCAGCTAAAATTGCTATTTTCCGTCCGTACAAAATGGGTTTTAATCAAGACCTATGCATTTTAAACTACCAGCGTATGTATACATGAGCAATTGGAAGAATCGCTGAGACACGAGCGTGGTTTTTGTAGTTTGCGCCGCGAAACACGTTGGGAAGGCATTGCCTGATTAGAAAAAGCGTTGCGAGAAGTCCCATTGAAACGAACATGCCAAGACGAAGAGATGGCAGGCCGAGGTCTACATCCTTTGAGGGTGCACACCAAAACGGTTAAAGTGGCGATCACAGGCACGCAGATGAGTTGTGAAGTGGCCCTGACTATTGACTGTCACTATCGGCGTGCTCCCTCTCTCGGCGCGTAACCGAAGCAGGGCTGGGTTTCTTCTTTCAGTTGTATTTTTTGGCCCGGTCCCAAGCGGCTTTCCCCGTGGCTCCGTTCAGACTTACAGCGAGGGCCACAATGGACTGGTGCTCGGATGGCATAATAACGCGAAAGAGCGAGCATACGAGCGATTATAACGGTGTATCAGATTCATCTTTAACGGTTGTCATGTTTCCTTGTCATTCCTATTCAACAAGCGTTTGGAAGGGGCGTGTCCAAATGCAGCTGTGACGCACGGGCCTTGACGAACAAGCATGCATGGCTGTCAAAGGATATTTGATACTGTAGCATTACATACAAGCTGCTCCCGCTCATTCAATAGGAGTCATTTGGGATAGCCCGGGATTGAAAGTCAAAGCCAATATGCCTCaaataagttattttatttaaataaataatcatcgTGAAAAAAAAATACCCGTGGCATGTATTTTGACTCACCATTGGGAAatctttaaaaagttaaaagttgCCTAAAGGATtggttcaccccaaaattaaaatgagcccatattttactcaccaTCAATCCATCGTAGGTGTTTATGACTCACAATCtgagttaaattaaataatatcatggcctttttttagatttataatggcattggatagtgccccaatTTTAAAGCTCTCAAAAGCacatccacccatccatccaaAAAGTCAATAATACTATTATTAAATGTCTTTTGAGGTAACGCAAtggtagtttataaagttttaaatatattttcttacaaAACCCACTGCTTCACTTCAGACATTTGATAACTGTGTATGGATTAGTTTTGATGGATGTATGCGTTTTTGGATTAACCAATGTCATTATACAGCTAAAAAGAGCCATAAAATATCTGATTGTGTTTGGTTAAAAGAAGAAAGTCATTTGAAAAAATATGggcaaaattacattttggggtgaactatttctAAGTATTTATCTTCGTTCTGCATTGCAGTTTTAATGATATAAACACAAACAGGGTAAATAAACAGCATCCTATAGTAACCTGCTGCTCATGAAATGGCCACAAAGAGCAAACACCAAAaataagttgaaaatgtttttaagtcactttaaaggtgcagtgtgtagattttagcggcatctagcagtgagattgtgaattgcaaccaacggctcagtccactgctcaccgaaatgtatagagaagctacatagctgccacaggacaaacatgtacaGTAGTGACAACACGCACTCTAaagagcagtttgtctgtttagggctactgtagaaacatggcggcacaaaatggcgacttccatgtaaagggacccgtggtgtatgtagataaaacgtcttaTTCTTaggtaaaaaaacacataattcattatgtaaagtctttatacaccactgataatatagttatgtatatcatattgcatttctgtcaagagatccttttaaattttacacactgcacctttaaaatactaagttttttgtgatttgttGAACAGTAGATAAAACTTTCTGCATTGCAGTATATCATTAGTCGATTATGtgattatatacagtacaaGGAGATGCAAACAATGAGATATAAAGTACAGAGATCATCATCAGTATAAAATAGgtttaatagaacaaaaatattttcagtGTTGCTTCTTGTAAGTTTACATAGTATATCAACTTAATCATACCATTATACCAATAACATAGTAAACACTGAAATAAACTTTTCTCAAATGTCATTATTGTTGCTTATAAATTTTAAACTAAAAGCCAGCAGGCCAAGTGCTTCCGTTTGGTCCATCATCTATTTCAATATGGCATCCATCATATATAGAAACAAACATGGTGAGCAATTCTCAACAAGTGCTTTAACAGCAACTACTAGAAACAAAAACGTCACAATCTTGTGAGACTCACTCCCATATCAAACAATCATGACAGAGTCATTTGAAAGTCAAAGACAGACCGTTGTCTCAAACCAAACATAAAAAtccaataaaacagaaataaaatcctCAAAAGAAAACTACACTTTCAGAAATCATCTAGTGTGTCAGCTTTAGGGATTGATAACCCCCGCTCTTTTACAGCCTGTAGCTTTAGTCTCTCGGACTCCTGCTTGGCTTGTTGTTCTGTCCTCTGTTCCTCCAGTATTTCCTCAATAGAAACTCTCTGGAGAATCTGATCACATTCTTTATCCAAATCCTGAATAGACAAAAAAGCAGGTTTCAGAGTTGAAAGCTTTCAAGCGTTAAAGTTTGATCTTTCATATGCCTTTATACactttatggggcggtttcccggacaggccTTTAagtctagtccaagactaaaatgcatgcatGAGCTTTTCAGTTAATTGTTATGTCACCAGGAaggtttttgtaaggtatgtttgaaaaaactacttaaatgtcctaatataactaaggactagtcctgaattaatctaaaccatgtttgggaaactgccccaaatATACACATTGCTATATTATGCTTTATGATATATATGAAATTCTCCCAATGGCCACTTAGCAGTACTTACTACTTCTCCCAGCAAGACAACATTTTCTCCTCTGACGACAAATATCCCACGAGGTATGTCGCCAAATTTTTTACCTACATGGATGCGTTCAACCGTTTGATGCAAAACTAAATTGGCTGTGGAGAAAAAATATAATAGTTATTTTGAATTCCAAGTAAATTTTGGTATAGAAGCACTGCTTCACCGTTAATCACttcttgtattattttaattcaTCATAAATGCCTCAGTAATATCAAAACTATAGAGGTTGACTGATTTGGGTTTGGGTTCTCTGGATGATGCAGAATACTTAGATACTTAGAAATCTGGGCAGCTGATATATGATGCAGATTTTCTTTTTTCCCCTTCATTTCCATcaccatttttaaaaaaaaataattatctACTATAACAAACTGTGTTTAATGTCCGTGTAgtaaagtcagatattaaatgtgttaataattaattaatttatcaaTAGGCTTAAGTCCATCATCGAGCCACCATTATAGGCTCGCCTAAAAAACCCTGAACTCAgaaatgaaaaactgtttaacCATATAACTCTGCTactcagcaatacatttctagcatttataatgtgtttagaaactaTTTACAATAttgactttacagggactttaataccaagaaaataaaattaagacTTTATAAAACATCTTATTTTAGACACGTGTATTTTTGAGCAGTGCTACActcctaaaaaaaataaaggttcagTGCAAAGggttcttcacagcaatgccataCAAAAAACAATTTGGGTTCCACAAAGTGGGGTGCGGGGCACCCGATGATCCTCAATGCTTAGCCAGAGAAGGTACATGAAAGAATATTATaagttataaattatataattgtGTTGTATTATTAAAAGGGATATTTACCTGTCAGTCTTGCTACTGTTAATTTCATGAAAGCTTTTAAGAAGCATAACTGCATAATGTatgcaaaatgtttttgtttatcactatgaaaaaaagtgtaaaaatatgcTTGAAGGTAAGAACATGCTCAGTTACTGTAAGAATTTTAAAGGGGTCTTTAGCCCTATTCGGACAGGATgagttttacagggggacctctgagaaaattgtgcttctcagaggtccgcTCTgttttttaatcccgtccgaatcggccacgtctgtgtttttctctgacgacctctGTAAGAATTCAAGAGCAATTTATCTACTGTTTTTCGCCGAACTcggaggtcctctgagaaatttaatTCCATCCagaatgcaaatgtctgtgtttgcccaaaattttttttgaaaacgcggttcttttgtgttttggccaacgtgatctgccgtaaggtcttactaacgTGCATATATTGTActtcctgagtcccattcattcaaatatggattttttccattcagcgaaataaaataattaaattaagacgtgctgaatatcaaacactgttaagatctggccactgtaatatcagtaTAAGGTAAACTCAGCCTTATTTTGTTCAACTCTGGAAtcgtaatgttaattaataaagataataaattgttattaatagttatttcttcatttctttgggtttattataagcagacagttatataaaacacgttggctactttagtaggatttgtataagttcttttgatttgttaaagttaaattaataaattacatattctgtaataattttacatttaaagcaaaatttcaaacattacaaacaccCGTATCCAGAGCATGTGATCTtctgcaacgcccaaatgcatgaaacagacactcccacctctggaatagcctggaatatcccgtccgaataggtacataaaatcacagacgtcgtGGGGGACATGTTAAAACTCAAACgttgtttggaaaactaatcccgtccgaatagtgcttttGGAAATGTTTCTCCCCTGTGAGGGGTCCCTCGCCGCAAAAAGTGAGCTACAGAACTGAACTActatattttatttagaaaagacTATGTACGTagattaaaggtagggtaacagatttgattctgaaacatttttagttatgctggttaaaagtctcctcacatcctgatagcaatcactgtgttaagttgtttaaatgcattcgtagaaatttatgtcatctgtgaaaggcgtaggaccaaaaaatgttacaccaatcatagatctcggtCCGAACGGTCGTTTCCTTTtctgtccctcatacgtaagtgTCATTTGAATGCCCACCGTGCAGCGAGTACACGCaaacaccatacgtcatcggcgcttTCACGTAcgctcacctcctgtctgtaaacagcgagaatagcaaacttttctgatgaattgacaacctgtacaggagccacaaaactaaaggcatcttttataacaacaaccgcaaaaactgcctggatcagcaaagagcaaaaacccaaattaaacCATCAGTAACTTCACTGCTTTatcacgagatgcaaacagctgcaggaggcaaagggtctgaaagggtggttgcactgtttattttggaaAGGTAgttacgcgatatgtttgtattgagatggattcgaTATTATACTTTGATGAAACTAGGGCTGTTATAGACTAAGGATATTCATAGTCGAATCTGATTAGTTAGATTTTACCATATTCTAATGATAGtcgaaccttttttttttttaagatagcAGCTAGGGCTGTCGCGGTGAAGGAATTTAAATACAGAACAAGGCAGTGTCTAAAagaaattacaattaaaacaGTATTTATGCACCTGTACAGAAGGcaatcaatatttatttatggcatttttaatagtatattagtagataaattaattagggatgcacgataggattttttgggccgataccgatttaaacagacaacttctgtccgataccgatgccgataccgatattaaacacttgtatacaatactatacagttggtctattagctagtttatttctgcatcaaattatttttactgaacatggattggatctaattaacattcaactgaccaacataataagagaggcacaaattaagctaaaacaaatataataagacagtatgacaaccttcaaaggtggtttttgctcttcagcatttattttattaacaacattaactcattttttacatataatggatttctttatgcagttcattaataaacaatcggtatcggcctttctcgtgttattgccgatatgccgatggtttcaaattcatcaaaaatcggccgataaatatcggcggccgatacatggGTGCATCACTAAAATTAATGTGTatctataaagtatgaaaacgaataaatcattattttggctaaattaagctggATAGATCATTTTTAGTTAGAAatatttgtcatcatttcaaaacaagttaaaatgaagttacattacaaaacaacttacattatatccgagtgttacttggtcaaaaatatgtagaaatatagcctttgcgattaaaaaaatgacagaacaTAAATGTTTAGCTCACACAGACTgaacgaaaagccgttaattaagcggACTCTCTGCATAGTGGACCTGCTGAAACAGTCGAGTCTACGGTCATtttcaatgtttataatgtttcacgcagatactgttgatgaaaaactttcatatctaaatgtccaggtaagagtcaagtgttcagtcagttaacAATAAAGCCACCGGAGCTTTTGGCTGCAGCTCCCTTATTCACGGAGCGGACGCTgtatacaaagaaaaaaaactataaaggtttttattttaagtggttttaatgctggtaagcaatcagttatattatgccgctttgtatttgtgttgatcagttaaattaaagtaGATTAATTTACGctacagttattctgtcatcttagtttcacttattacattttaaaggacaagttcggtattttacacttaaagccctgttttcagattgtttatggtgaaatagaacggttttgactgaaatttcgacatatgcggctgccctgagaattttcgggtgtttgtgtttcacctcacccctctacaatgggtttaatggtgcactggaacaatccttcctaaaatgcattaaactttcgtttacaaagacgtgaaactcaccgagtggtcagaggtgttcactggtatgctcacacaaaaatcgctgcaaaatacgcattccaacaggttttaacatagtttttgccaactccattgacttgtattagttgtgccgtgaggtacggtattactccgcgccgggaactttgtttctattcttgcaattggcaatggcggattagcgccaccaactgggctggagtgtctattattcaagctctaagcggaagaatatacgggtgtggggcgtttggaaaaaaggtccacaatttaacaacgaatgctaaaacagctgttggaaagcatcttttaacgcgatttttgtgtgagcaaatcattgaacacccctgaccactcgataagtttcacgtctttgtaaacgaaagtttaatgcattttagaaaggattgttccagtgcactattaaacccattgtaaaggtaggagctgaaacacaaacacccaaaaattctcggggcagccgcaaatgtcgaaatttcagtcaaaaccgttctatttcatcataaacaatctgaaaacagggctttaagtgtaaaataccgaacttgtcctttaaatagaAATGTACGAAAAACAGGTcactctcttaactctttctATCTTGCCTTTATTTTATATGATGTGAAAAACAAGAAGGGCATAGCTATATATGAATTTAAGGTGAAAAGCGCGGTTGTTGCGGTTACTTATCATCCACATGCTTTTCAGTGCTGCTGCTCATTGGTTACATAAAACTTCTCTACTATTCGACTATTAGGTTCATAGTCGAATCAGACCTCTCCGAATCGAATCGTCGAATCCTCGACTATAAGTCGTCAGCCCtagatgaaacattgtgttgcttatgaaatttgtgttcgtttacagattagcgtaacgatatagttactacacAACAGaaagtgtgcttaaactaattctgatgtaaaccagttgtttatgttggttattttggaaaatgttattcacttactactgcaaagttttctcattggtgaatgagacatgaccgtctgatctgtgcgtgttcatgtgttttgaaagaggcgtgactttggatggcgatttgacttgagggcgggatcgtgatttcattgctaggcggctaccgttagcatttttcaaaatgtgaaaccCTACCTTTAAACTAGTACCTGCATATTAAAGATAAACCGGCAAAGCTGCATTTGACAGCTTGTGAGCACCACAgttgtattaaaatataatcaaatacagataaaatatgaaaatgttattaaagaataaataatgatcacaatgatgtgcaatatatgtttatgtgtatgCATCAGTGTTTGTCTTCTCTTCTACTCATCAGTGCTGTTTATAATGTTGAGGCTGATTCTTACTGAACACAGTGGTTCCTAACTCCAGTCCTCagcccccctcccagaacattttagatgtctccatatataaaacacctgattcagtttATCAGCTTGTAAGTAGAAAACACttcaaacattctggaaggagcctgatgagtggaatcaggtgtttcatataggGAGACATCTAAAATATTTTGGGAGGGGGGCCGAGGATTGGAGTTGGAGTATAGGAATTTTGTCAGTGTTTTGTACCATAGCAGTTGTTTATATAACCTTAAATCTAACGTTTTTTCATAAAAggaaaaaagtttaatttagaTTTCATTGAGACTTTAaggggctttttacacctggtcacttcatgcgcCCTCTCCGATCGGATAGCCATCTGATCGTAAAAAGACCAGGTGTAAGTGCCCTCTGAAACGATttcgagacggatttaaatccgatcgctcaaaccacttcaggaggtggtctgggacgcatttcagaaaagtgtaaatacatctggttgatgaaaccacatatGTCGCGCTTTACTCCTCCCAAACGCAAGCACGTCACTCGCAAGTAAGCTGGAGGTGcgccaaacaaacaaagacgacaTGCCTATTGCTTTATGGAGTGATGACAGCGGGTAAAAAAGCTTCCTAGAATCAATAAAAGAGTCTAATGACAAactcaaatgatattaaacaaagaaataaaacgtTAAGAGACAGTTTTGTGAATGCTTTCTCCGTCATGGACCTGCATTAAATCACCGCGCGCTCTCCCTGCTGCGCTGTACTGCGAGCTTCAGCTCATGCCGAGCAAGGAGACGCGCGTcccctgcccaacatacagtacaacatacagtGCTGCGATT contains:
- the lsm1 gene encoding U6 snRNA-associated Sm-like protein LSm1, with protein sequence MNYMPGTASLIEDIDKKHLVLLRDGRTLIGILRSIDQFANLVLHQTVERIHVGKKFGDIPRGIFVVRGENVVLLGEVDLDKECDQILQRVSIEEILEEQRTEQQAKQESERLKLQAVKERGLSIPKADTLDDF